A window from Malania oleifera isolate guangnan ecotype guangnan chromosome 7, ASM2987363v1, whole genome shotgun sequence encodes these proteins:
- the LOC131160947 gene encoding uncharacterized protein LOC131160947, with protein sequence MDPIKYVFEKPAVTGQMAHWQMLLTEYDITYVTRKAIKGSIIEEYLADRPVNDYQPMEFDFPDQDIDSIDQEKEDNVGWMMLFDGATNVWGHGIGAVLISPKGKYYPVTARLTFPCTNNITEYEACVLGLQAAIDRGIKKLIVKGDSALEFDTISFSRLSRESNLIPDAPATLAALFKVESGIEIEPIRIRMHREPAYCIMTEEADGKPWFHDIKTYIQWKEYPIGASNNDRKTIRRLAMGFFLDGEMLYKRNHDMTLM encoded by the exons ATGGATCCGATTAAGTATGTTTTCGAGAAACCTGCAGTAACAGGACAAATGGCTCATTGGCAAATGCTGTTGACTGAATATGATATTACATATGTAACGAGAAAAGCCATCAAAGGGAGCATTATAGAAGAATATTTGGCTGATAGGCCTGTTAATGATTACCAACCCATGGAGTTTGACTTCCcggatcaagatattgattcaattgatcaagaaaaggaaGATAATGTTGGGTGGATGATGCTATTTGACGGGGCAACCAACGTATGGGGGCATGGAATAGGGGCTGTACTCATATCACCAAAGGGTAAATATTACCCAGTCACAGCCAGACTCACCTTTCCGTGTACCAATAATATAACTGAGTATGAAGCATGCGTATTGGGCTTACAAGCAGCTATTGACCGAGGCATTAAAAAATTGATCGTAAAAGGAGATTCCGCTTTG GAATTCGATACTATCAGTTTTTCGCGTTTATCAAGAGAGAGTAATTTAATTCCTGATGCGCCAGCAACATTGGCGGCTTTATTTAAGGTTGAGTCCGGAATAGAGATTGAACCCATTCGAATAAGGATGCATAGGGAGCCAGCATATTGTATAATGACGGAAGAAGCTGATGGAAAGCCATGGTTTcatgatatcaaaacatacattcaaTGGAAGGAGTATCCCATAGGAGCCTCTAATAACGACCGGAAGACAATTAGGAGGCTAGCTATGGGATTCTTCTTAGATGGGGAGATGTTGTATAAAAGGAACCATGATATGACCCTCATGTAG